From a single Bufo bufo chromosome 9, aBufBuf1.1, whole genome shotgun sequence genomic region:
- the LOC120979848 gene encoding zinc finger MYM-type protein 1-like encodes MHFDIEEEDISDVSSESDTESIVLMDDETEMELEEPSTASHGISSDPAFWPENIDDQHRITLIKIGPVQEKAFTFPKDDTNRSFSISYYQRVLDNGEKIPRNWLIYSTANNSVQCFACRIFNSDNMALASKQGFNDWQHLTRHLSRHEKTTIHITNYKKWMDLSRALEKGTTIDHINQKIIKQEEKRWYSVIQRIIYIIQYLAGQNLALRGCDARLFQNNNGNFLKLVEMIGKFDPIISEHIQRIQCSISQHSQMPHYLGYKIQNEIIAIVGTKIREKIIRSLNESKYFSIILDCTPDMSHTEQISIVVRFVVLDQSAKKIEVREHFLDFCPVNNTTSEGLTSFLLAYLKNNHIAIENMRGQGYDNGANMKGKHNGLQQRILNINPRAFFVPCSAHTLNLVVNDAAKISFLTIDFFGIVQELYVFFASSTQRWQMGKQSCSN; translated from the exons ATGCATTTTGACATTGAAGAGGAAGATATATCTGATGTTTCCTCTGAGTCAGACACTGAGTCTATTGTACTTATGGATGATGAAACTGAAATGGAACTTGAAGAGCCATCAACAGCATCACATGGAATCTCAAGTGATCCTGCTTTCTGGCCTGAAAATATAGATGACCAACACAGAATAACTTTGATAAAAATTGGTCCTGTTCAAGAAAAGGCTTTTACTTTTCCAAAAGATGATACCAACAGGAGCTTTTCTATCTCTTACTACCAAAGAGTACTGGATAATGGAGAGAAGATACCAAGAAATTGGTTGATCTATTCTACAGCTAATAATTCGGTCCAGTGTTTTGCTTGCCGGATATTCAACAGTGACAATATGGCTTTGGCCTCAAAACAAGGCTTTAATGATTGGCAGCATCTGACAAGACATTTAAGCCGACATGAAAAAACCACAATCCATATCACAAATTATAAGAAATGGATGGATCTTTCAAGAGCTCTGGAAAAGGGAACAACCATTGATCATATCAATCAAAAGATCATTAAACAAGAAGAGAAACGCTGGTATTCTGTCATACAGCGAATAATCTACATTATCCAATATTTAGCAGGACAAAATCTGGCGCTTCGTGGCTGTGATGCCCGTTTGTTTCAAAACAATAATGGTAACTTCCTGAAATTGGTTGAAATGATAGGGAAATTTGATCCCATCATATCTGAACATATTCAGAGAATTCAGTGCTCCATTTCACAGCATTCACAAATGCCACATTATCTCGGTTACAAGATTCAGAATGAGATAATTGCCATAGTTGGcacaaaaataagagaaaaaattaTACGAAGCCTAAATGAGTCCAAATATTTCTCCATTATCCTGGATTGTACTCCTGATATGAGCCACACTGAGCAGATTAGTATTGTTGTCCGATTTGTTGTTCTAGAtcaaagtgcaaaaaaaattgaagttcGAGAACACTTCCTTGATTTTTGTCCAGTAAACAATACAACATCTGAAGGACTGACATCCTTTTTACTGGCCTACCTAAAGAACAATCACATTGCAATTGAGAATATGCGTGGCCAAGGCTATGACAATGGCGCAAACATGAAAGGAAAACATAATGGTTTGCAGCAAAGAATACTAAATATCAATCCAAGAGCCTTTTTTGTGCCATGCAGTGCACATACTCTCAACTTGGTGGTGAATGACGCTGCAAAGATTTCATTCCTGACAATAGATTTCTTTGGCATCGTTCAAGAACTTTATGTGTTCTTTGCCTCATCCACCCAACGGTGGCAA ATGGGAAAGCAGAGTTGCAGCAATTAA
- the LOC120979246 gene encoding uncharacterized protein LOC120979246 encodes MQQTTSNLSGCVQELEKLIKHLVEYRSDEGFENALADAKGIAEKLDCEAKFPDAFTIRPRRKKKIFDYEHEDESLADPTQYFKVNFFFAVLDTSIQSINERFTLLQSHCDTFAFLYEIPKLGMDKKDILKCSMDLQNKLTDSQLSHSDINGIDLCDELDTIRPFLTQEMTVTNILQYLVENNLTNTFPNLSVSLRILMTLPVSVAAGERSFSKLKLIKNYLRSTMSQARLTNLSIISIEKSFCEDLDIDDVIRNFAVAKARRVRFV; translated from the coding sequence ATGCAGCAAACAACATCAAACCTATCAGGCTGTGTACAGGAACTGGAGAAGTTGATCAAGCACTTGGTGGAATACAGGTCTGATGAAGGCTTTGAGAATGCGCTAGCTGATGCCAAAGGAATAGCTGAAAAGCTTGATTGTGAAGCAAAATTTCCTGATGCATTTACAATTAGACCTCGACGGAAAAAGAAGATTTTTGACTATGAACATGAAGATGAGTCTCTTGCAGACCCTACACAATATTTTAAAGTGAATTTTTTCTTTGCCGTTTTGGACACATCCATCCAGTCCATAAATGAGAGATTCACATTACTTCAGAGCCACTGTGACACATTTGCATTTTTATATGAAATCCCAAAACTTGGGATGGACAAAAAGGATATATTGAAGTGttccatggatctgcaaaacaaatTAACTGACAGCCAGTTATCCCACTCTGACATTAATGGAATAGATCTTTGTGATGAACTGGACACCATTCGACCTTTTCTAACCCAGGAGATGACAGTCACCAACATCTTGCAGTATCTAGTGGAGAATAACTTGACCAACACATTCCCAAACCTTTCTGTTTCACTGAGAATATTGATGACACTTCCTGTAAGTGTAGCTGCTGGGGAACGTTCATTTTCCAAACTAAAGCTGATAAAAAATTATCTCCGTTCCACGATGTCCCAGGCAAGACTTACCAACTTATCCATTATATCCATTGAAAAATCCTTCTGCGAAGACTTGGATATAGATGATGTGATTAGAAATTTTGCTGTTGCCAAGGCTCGAAGAGTTCGTTTTGTTTGA